The window ACAACGTTGATTGGTATTCCAATGGGCGTTACTAGTACAGATATCTCTTGGGGCCAATCGCTTTCAGAAACTTTTTCTGATTTTTCAAAAGTCTTTTTGGCTTCTTTTTCAAATCAAGGAATGCCAACACTTTTTACTAGTTGGCACGCTTTCCTATTAACACTTGCAACTGTTTTCGCTATGGGCTTGACAGGATTGTTTGATGCGATCGGAACCCTACTTGGAATCGGTGAACAAACTCAAATCTTTACAAAAGAAGATCAGCGTGAGTTTGCTGAAAATCGTGCTGGATTTAAAACTCGAATGGATCGCGCTCTTTTAGCTGATACCGTGACGACAACCAGTGCCGGTCTACTTGGCACCTCTAACACAACAACTTTTATCGAATCTGCTTCTGGAATTGCGGCTGGTGGAAGAACCGGTTTATCCAATCTTGTTACGGCAGCGGCTTTTTTGCTGACAATTTTCTTTGCTCCTTTTGTTTCTGTAATTCCGAATGCGGCTACTGCACCAATTTTGATTCTGGTTGGTATTTCAATGATGGGAGAATTTAAAAAAATCGAATGGGGCGATCTTGAAATTGCTATTCCGTCATTCTTTACTTCTGTATTTATGGCCCTGTCTTATTCTATTTCTTACGGAATTGCGGCCGGATTCATCTTTTATATTTTTGTAAAAGTAATCAAAGGAAAATTCAAACAGATTAATCCGGTTGTTTTGATTATTAGTTTGATGTTTTTGGTCAACTTCATTCTGATTGCCTTTAGATTTGCTGATTAAAGTTTTATTTTGTTAATAAATATGACAGAATATCTGTAAGTGTTACCTTTATGATGTTTAATCAATTACAAAAGATTTGATTAAAGTAGGAGCAAAAATGCTGACAGAAAAAAGACCAATCCACGTAAATTCAGAAATTGGCAGATTGAAAACGGTTATACTTCATCGACCTGGAAAAGAAATCGAGAATTTGACGCCTGATACAATGGGATCTTTGCTGTTTGATGATATTCCTTATTTATTGATTGCCCAAAAGGAGCATGACGATTTCGCTGATACGCTTCGAAAAAAAGGCGTCGAAGTCTTATATCTTGAGAAATTAGTTGTTCAGGCTTTGGATACAAGCAAACAAGTCAAATCTTTTTTTATTGATAAAATGATTGCTGAATCAGGATTTAAAAACGGGACCATACACAGAGAATTGAGAAATTTTTTAGCCAGTTTATCGACTAGAGAGATGGTTGATAAAATCATGGCTGGTGTTCGTTTTGATGAAATTGATCTTACGCCAAAAGATTTACAATTTTTTGCCTTTGACCAAACAAAGCCTTTTTTAATGGCACCAATGCCCAATCTTTATTTCACTCGTGACCCATCGGCTTCAATCGGCGATGGTTTAACGATCAACCGGATGACTTTCAAAGCTCGGCGGCGGGAGTCGATGTTTACTGAATTAGTTATTAATTATCATCCGCGTTTTGCAAATAAAAATATTAACGTTTGGCGCGACCGAAATCAGACTAGCAGACTGGAAGGCGGCGATGAGCTGGTTCTTTCCGACCATGTACTGGCGATCGGTCTTTCACAAAGAACCAGTTCTGAAGCGATCAAGGACGTTGCTGAAAATTTATTTGCTGGATCGAATTATGATACGGTGATTGCGATTCAGATTCCCCAAACACATGCGACAATGCATTTGGATACAGTTTTTACAATGGTTAATTTTGATCAGTTCACTGTTCATCCGATGATTCTCAACAGCAATGGAGAATTGCCGATTCTTGTAATGCATAAAGACAAAGACAACCAGATTAAAATCGAGTCCTCAAACAACCTTAAATCAGTTCTAAAAGAACAACTCGGTTTAAGCGAACTCGATCTGATTTCAACCGGTGATGGCGATCCGATAATTTCAGCCCGCGAGCAGTGGAATGATGGATCGAATACTTTGGCAATTGCACCTGGATCAGTGGTTACCTATGATCGAAATTATGTTTCAAATGAAGCTTTGCGTAAACACGGAATTCAGGTTTCTGAGGTTCCTTCAAGCGAGATTTCCCGTGGACGCGGGGGCCCACGTTGCATGAGCATGCCGATTTATCGCGAAGATATCGAAAAATGAAATATTTAAAAAAGGTTGCATCAAATAGTCAATGCAGCCTTTTTTAAATTAATTGTTAATTCGTTGTTTTCAAGAAATTCCCAAAGAGATTCGGGCGATTCGAGAAATTCGATTTGGATCCCAAACGATTGTTGGATCGATTTGTACCAGGACATTTGTAAAGTCACTGTATGTCATAATCGCGTCTTCGATAATTGTCTGTAGTTCGGCAGTTAAAGGGCATCCGAGGATTGTTAAAGCCATTAAAACGCGTAATTGCCGTTTCTTGTCTTTTTCAACAACTTGCAAACTGTAAATCAAACCGAGGTCCTGGACACTAACTCCCATTTCCGGGTCAATCGCCTGTTTTAAAGCTTCTATGACTGCAGAAAACTCTGCTTCCGTCAAAGATTTTTCAACATTTTCAACTTGTGTATTTTTATTCAAAGCTTGTCACCAACCTCCCGATAAGTTTAATAAAAGTTTAATAAATTCTCACTTAAAATTAATTTTTTTCAACGGCTCCAGATTAGCATGATTCAAGCAAAACATCTATATTTTCGCCTCAAAAAAACTAACTCTAAGACACTTTTTTAGATTGAACCTTGTTGGAGAATCCGTTATTATTGGCGTTAATCAAAAAGATAAAGGAGTTGAATAAAATGATAAACCAAGATAATGATTCACCAGCAACATTAACCGCCATTAAAATCAAGGAAGACGATGGAAGTATCTCTGAATTGAAGGACGACCAAATAGAAAAAGTGCTTTTACACGCCAATGACAAAGTTGATCAACCGCTTGACAGCCAATTAATCAAAAATATTGTTGATCAAGTCATGACAAAAATGCCGCTTTCAGATGATTCTGTAGTAACCCGTCAGGGCTTGAACACAGCTATTTTGCGTTCTTTAAAAGAGCAAGGCAATCCACAATTAGCACAGGTCGCAAATAACCAATTATTGTCGGCAGAAATTAATTCTAGCAAAGCAACAGATATCAATTTTACGATTCAAAAACTGCTCAATAAAGACAAAACGGTTGTCAATGAGAATGCGAATAAAGATAGCCATGTTTTCAATACTCAACGAGATTTAACCGCGGGAACCGTTGCGAGGTCGATTGGACTAAAAATGCTTCCGCCAAGGGTTGCCAAAGCACATATGAGTGGTGATATTCATTGGCACGATTTGGATTACCAACCATACAGTCCGATGACCAATTGCTGTTTGATCGATTTTAAAGAAATGTTGACTAATGGATTTAAAATCGGCAATGCTGAGCTTGAATCACCAAATTCAATCCAGACTGCCACGGCTCAAATGGCACAAATTATTGCCAATGTTGCTTCCAGCCAATACGGAGGTTGTTCAGCAGACCGGACCGATGAATTTTTAGCGCCCTTTGCTGAAAAAAATTATCATAAGAATTTAGCTGAAGCAAAGGAATGGATCGAAGACGAAGACAAGCAAGAAGCTTTTGCTCGCCAAAAGACCGAAAAAGACATTTATGATGCTATGCAGGCTTTGGAATATGAAATTAATACTCTGTATTCTTCTCAAGGACAAACACCTTTTACAACTGTTGGTTTTGGATTAGGGACAAGCTGGATCGAACGGTCAATTCAAAAGGCGATTTTGCAAGTCAGAATTAAAGGACTGGGTAAGGAAAGGCGGACAGCAATTTTTCCAAAACTAGTCTTTACTATCAAACGCGGTTTGAATCAAAAACCCGAGGATCCTAACTATGATATTAAAGAGTTGGCAATCGAATGTGCTACTAAGCGTATGTATCCAGATGTTTTAATGTATGACAAAATTGTTGAACTGACTGGTAGTTTCAAGGCTCCAATGGGTTGTCGTTCATTTTTGCAAGGATGGTGGGACGAAAACGGTCGCGAGGTTAATGCCGGCCGAATGAACTTAGGCGTTGTTACAGTTAATCTGCCTAGAATAGCTATGGAATCAAAAGGCGATCAGGCAATGTTTTGGAAGATATTCGAGGAACGTTTGGATGTTTGCAAAGAGGCACTTGTTTTTAAGATAAACAGGGCCAAAGAGGCTAATCCGGAAAATGCTCCAATTCTTTATGAATACGGGGCCTTTGGAAAACGCTTGAAGCCAAATGATTCAATCGACCAACTCTTCAATAAATCTCGCGCAACTATTTCTCTGGGATATATTGGTATCTATGAGGTTGGAACTGTCTTTTTCGGTCACGCTTGGGAACATAATCCTGAAGCTAAAGCATTTTCTGTTAAGATTGTAAAAACCTTATGGGAACATTGCAAAGCTTGGGAAAAGGAATATGGCTATCATTTCAGTGTATACAGTACCCCGAGTGAAAGCTTAACTGACACATTCTGTCGGCTTGATACAAAGAAGTTCGGTATTGTTAAGGATATTACTGATAAGGAATACTACACAAATAGTTTCCATTATGATGTTCGAAAGAAAGTTACTCCTTTTGAAAAGATTGATTTTGAAAAGGATTATCCAAAATACTGTTCCGGTGGTTTTATTCATTATTGTGAATATCCAAATTTGAAACAAAATCCGAAAGCCTTGGAAGCGGTTTGGGACTATGCTTATGACAAAATTGGATATTTAGGGACTAATACCCCAATCGACCAATGTTTTAAATGCGGTTTTAAGGGCGAGTTTGAAGCCACAGCGCGTGGTTTTAAGTGCCCGAAGTGTGGTAATACCGATCCTGCAACTTGTGATGTTGTCAAGCGGACTTGTGGATATCTTGGCAACCCATTGCAGCGGCCAATGATTCATGGACGTCATCAGGAAATTATTTCTCGTGTTAAGCACATGTCGTTAGGAAACGATAATACGACTAGTGCCCGCCAAGGATAAGGGAGATTTTAATGAGTGAAAAAGAAACGAAAACTGTGGCGAAAAGACAGCATCAACATCGGCAACGTTTACCAAAAAATCCAAAACCTAAAGAATGGTTAGCCAAGGATTTAAGCTTAAATTATGTAGCTAGTTATAAGCCGTTTAATTTTGTTGACGGCGAAGGGGTTCGTTGCAGCTTATATGTTAGTGGGTGCAAGTTTGATTGTCCTGGTTGCTATAACAAAGTCGCTCAGAGTTTTCATTATGGTCAACCATACACAAAAGATTTAGAAGATCAGATCATTGCTGATCTTGGCCAGTCCTATGTTCAAGGCTTGACTTTATTGGGTGGCGAACCCTTTTTAAACACTCATGTATGTTTGCAATTAATTGATCGAATTCATAAAGAATATGGGCATAGCAAAGACATTTGGTCTTGGACCGGCTATACCTGGGACGAACTGCAGCTAGAATCGGATGATAAAAAAGAAATGTTGAGCAAGTTAGACATTTTAATTGATGGCCGTTTTTTGGAAGCACAAAAAGATTTGACGCTGCAATTTAGAGGCAGTTCGAATCAGAGAATCATTGATGTTCAAAAATCCTTGCAGCAATCCAAGGTGGTTATTTGGGACCGTTTAGTTCGATAGGAAGGTGAGACTGATTAGTGACAACTTTAGAGATCAAAAATTTACATGTCCAAGCAGAGGGACAACACATTTTAAAGGACGTTGCTGAAAATTTATTTGCTGGATCGAATTATGATACGGTGATTGCGATTCAGATTCCCCAAACACATGCGACAATGCATTTGGATACAGTTTTTACAATGGTTAATTTTGATCAGTTCACTGTTCATCCGATGATTCTCAACAGCAATGGAGAATTGCCGATTCTTGTAATGCATAAAGACAAAGACAACCAGATTAAAATCGAGTCCTCAAACAACCTTAAATCAGTTCTAAAAGAACAACTCGGTTTAAGCGAACTCGATCTGATTTCAACCGGTGATGGCGATCCGATAATTTCAGCCCGCGAGCAGTGGAATGATGGATCGAATACTTTGGCAATTGCACCTGGATCAGTGGTTACCTATGATCGAAATTATGTTTCAAATGAAGCTTTGCGTAAACACGGAATTCAGGTTTCTGAGGTTCCTTCAAGCGAGATTTCCCGTGGACGCGGGGGCCCACGTTGCATGAGCATGCCGATTTATCGCGAAGATATCGAAAAATGAAATATTTAAAAAAGGTTGCATCAAATAGTCAATGCAGCCTTTTTTAAATTAATTGTTAATTCGTTGTTTTCAAGAAATTCCCAAAGAGATTCGGGCGATTCGAGAAATTCGATTTGGATCCCAAACGATTGTTGGATCGATTTGTACCAGGACATTTGTAAAGTCACTGTATGTCATAATCGCGTCTTCGATAATTGTCTGTAGTTCGGCAGTTAAAGGGCATCCGAGGATTGTTAAAGCCATTAAAACGCGTAATTGCCGTTTCTTGTCTTTTTCAACAACTTGCAAACTGTAAATCAAACCGAGGTCCTGGACACTAACTCCCATTTCCGGGTCAATCGCCTGTTTTAAAGCTTCTATGACTGCAGAAAACTCTGCTTCCGTCAAAGATTTTTCAACATTTTCAACTTGTGTATTTTTATTCAAAGCTTGTCACCAACCTCCCGATAAGTTTAATAAAAGTTTAATAAATTCTCACTTAAAATTAATTTTTTTCAACGGCTCCAGATTAGCATGATTCAAGCAAAACATCTATATTTTCGCCTCAAAAAAACTAACTCTAAGACACTTTTTTAGATTGAACCTTGTTGGAGAATCCGTTATTATTGGCGTTAATCAAAAAGATAAAGGAGTTGAATAAAATGATAAACCAAGATAATGATTCACCAGCAACATTAACCGCCATTAAAATCAAGGAAGACGATGGAAGTATCTCTGAATTGAAGGACGACCAAATAGAAAAAGTGCTTTTACACGCCAATGACAAAGTTGATCAACCGCTTGACAGCCAATTAATCAAAAATATTGTTGATCAAGTCATGACAAAAATGCCGCTTTCAGATGATTCTGTAGTAACCCGTCAGGGCTTGAACACAGCTATTTTGCGTTCTTTAAAAGAGCAAGGCAATCCACAATTAGCACAGGTCGCAAATAACCAATTATTGTCGGCAGAAATTAATTCTAGCAAAGCAACAGATATCAATTTTACGATTCAAAAACTGCTCAATAAAGACAAAACGGTTGTCAATGAGAATGCGAATAAAGATAGCCATGTTTTCAATACTCAACGAGATTTAACCGCGGGAACCGTTGCGAGGTCGATTGGACTAAAAATGCTTCCGCCAAGGGTTGCCAAAGCACATATGAGTGGTGATATTCATTGGCACGATTTGGATTACCAACCATACAGTCCGATGACCAATTGCTGTTTGATCGATTTTAAAGAAATGTTGACTAATGGATTTAAAATCGGCAATGCTGAGCTTGAATCACCAAATTCAATCCAGACTGCCACGGCTCAAATGGCACAAATTATTGCCAATGTTGCTTCCAGCCAATACGGAGGTTGTTCAGCAGACCGGACCGATGAATTTTTAGCGCCCTTTGCTGAAAAAAATTATCATAAGAATTTAGCTGAAGCAAAGGAATGGATCGAAGACGAAGACAAGCAAGAAGCTTTTGCTCGCCAAAAGACCGAAAAAGACATTTATGATGCTATGCAGGCTTTGGAATATGAAATTAATACTCTGTATTCTTCTCAAGGACAAACACCTTTTACAACTGTTGGTTTTGGATTAGGGACAAGCTGGATCGAACGGTCAATTCAAAAGGCGATTTTGCAAGTCAGAATTAAAGGACTGGGTAAGGAAAGGCGGACAGCAATTTTTCCAAAACTAGTCTTTACTATCAAACGCGGTTTGAATCAAAAACCCGAGGATCCTAACTATGATATTAAAGAGTTGGCAATCGAATGTGCTACTAAGCGTATGTATCCAGATGTTTTAATGTATGACAAAATTGTTGAACTGACTGGTAGTTTCAAGGCTCCAATGGGTTGTCGTTCATTTTTGCAAGGATGGTGGGACGAAAACGGTCGCGAGGTTAATGCCGGCCGAATGAACTTAGGCGTTGTTACAGTTAATCTGCCTAGAATAGCTATGGAATCAAAAGGCGATCAGGCAATGTTTTGGAAGATATTCGAGGAACGTTTGGATGTTTGCAAAGAGGCACTTGTTTTTAAGATAAACAGGGCCAAAGAGGCTAATCCGGAAAATGCTCCAATTCTTTATGAATACGGGGCCTTTGGAAAACGCTTGAAGCCAAATGATTCAATCGACCAACTCTTCAATAAATCTCGCGCAACTATTTCTCTGGGATATATTGGTATCTATGAGGTTGGAACTGTCTTTTTCGGTCACGCTTGGGAACATAATCCTGAAGCTAAAGCATTTTCTGTTAAGATTGTAAAAACCTTATGGGAACATTGCAAAGCTTGGGAAAAGGAATATGGCTATCATTTCAGTGTATACAGTACCCCG of the Oenococcus sp. UCMA 16435 genome contains:
- a CDS encoding NCS2 family permease — encoded protein: MFQLEKYHTNVKREVIAGFTTFLSMVYIFFLNPQILGQTGMPKKGVFLASIIVSTIGTLFMGLFANVPFALAPGIGMQAYFTYTIVFGFHFKWQQALAIVFLVGTFDLIITLTHGRRAIVKAIPEELKAAIAGGIGLFVTYIGLKNAGFINFIIDKADVISGWGTSSMIGNGSVTPEMANFNQAPVILALIGLLILIVLLLRKIPGAFLISMILTTLIGIPMGVTSTDISWGQSLSETFSDFSKVFLASFSNQGMPTLFTSWHAFLLTLATVFAMGLTGLFDAIGTLLGIGEQTQIFTKEDQREFAENRAGFKTRMDRALLADTVTTTSAGLLGTSNTTTFIESASGIAAGGRTGLSNLVTAAAFLLTIFFAPFVSVIPNAATAPILILVGISMMGEFKKIEWGDLEIAIPSFFTSVFMALSYSISYGIAAGFIFYIFVKVIKGKFKQINPVVLIISLMFLVNFILIAFRFAD
- the arcA gene encoding arginine deiminase; this encodes MLTEKRPIHVNSEIGRLKTVILHRPGKEIENLTPDTMGSLLFDDIPYLLIAQKEHDDFADTLRKKGVEVLYLEKLVVQALDTSKQVKSFFIDKMIAESGFKNGTIHRELRNFLASLSTREMVDKIMAGVRFDEIDLTPKDLQFFAFDQTKPFLMAPMPNLYFTRDPSASIGDGLTINRMTFKARRRESMFTELVINYHPRFANKNINVWRDRNQTSRLEGGDELVLSDHVLAIGLSQRTSSEAIKDVAENLFAGSNYDTVIAIQIPQTHATMHLDTVFTMVNFDQFTVHPMILNSNGELPILVMHKDKDNQIKIESSNNLKSVLKEQLGLSELDLISTGDGDPIISAREQWNDGSNTLAIAPGSVVTYDRNYVSNEALRKHGIQVSEVPSSEISRGRGGPRCMSMPIYREDIEK
- a CDS encoding DUF59 domain-containing protein, with product MNKNTQVENVEKSLTEAEFSAVIEALKQAIDPEMGVSVQDLGLIYSLQVVEKDKKRQLRVLMALTILGCPLTAELQTIIEDAIMTYSDFTNVLVQIDPTIVWDPNRISRIARISLGIS
- the nrdD gene encoding anaerobic ribonucleoside-triphosphate reductase gives rise to the protein MINQDNDSPATLTAIKIKEDDGSISELKDDQIEKVLLHANDKVDQPLDSQLIKNIVDQVMTKMPLSDDSVVTRQGLNTAILRSLKEQGNPQLAQVANNQLLSAEINSSKATDINFTIQKLLNKDKTVVNENANKDSHVFNTQRDLTAGTVARSIGLKMLPPRVAKAHMSGDIHWHDLDYQPYSPMTNCCLIDFKEMLTNGFKIGNAELESPNSIQTATAQMAQIIANVASSQYGGCSADRTDEFLAPFAEKNYHKNLAEAKEWIEDEDKQEAFARQKTEKDIYDAMQALEYEINTLYSSQGQTPFTTVGFGLGTSWIERSIQKAILQVRIKGLGKERRTAIFPKLVFTIKRGLNQKPEDPNYDIKELAIECATKRMYPDVLMYDKIVELTGSFKAPMGCRSFLQGWWDENGREVNAGRMNLGVVTVNLPRIAMESKGDQAMFWKIFEERLDVCKEALVFKINRAKEANPENAPILYEYGAFGKRLKPNDSIDQLFNKSRATISLGYIGIYEVGTVFFGHAWEHNPEAKAFSVKIVKTLWEHCKAWEKEYGYHFSVYSTPSESLTDTFCRLDTKKFGIVKDITDKEYYTNSFHYDVRKKVTPFEKIDFEKDYPKYCSGGFIHYCEYPNLKQNPKALEAVWDYAYDKIGYLGTNTPIDQCFKCGFKGEFEATARGFKCPKCGNTDPATCDVVKRTCGYLGNPLQRPMIHGRHQEIISRVKHMSLGNDNTTSARQG
- the nrdG gene encoding anaerobic ribonucleoside-triphosphate reductase activating protein, encoding MSEKETKTVAKRQHQHRQRLPKNPKPKEWLAKDLSLNYVASYKPFNFVDGEGVRCSLYVSGCKFDCPGCYNKVAQSFHYGQPYTKDLEDQIIADLGQSYVQGLTLLGGEPFLNTHVCLQLIDRIHKEYGHSKDIWSWTGYTWDELQLESDDKKEMLSKLDILIDGRFLEAQKDLTLQFRGSSNQRIIDVQKSLQQSKVVIWDRLVR
- the nrdD gene encoding anaerobic ribonucleoside-triphosphate reductase, with translation MINQDNDSPATLTAIKIKEDDGSISELKDDQIEKVLLHANDKVDQPLDSQLIKNIVDQVMTKMPLSDDSVVTRQGLNTAILRSLKEQGNPQLAQVANNQLLSAEINSSKATDINFTIQKLLNKDKTVVNENANKDSHVFNTQRDLTAGTVARSIGLKMLPPRVAKAHMSGDIHWHDLDYQPYSPMTNCCLIDFKEMLTNGFKIGNAELESPNSIQTATAQMAQIIANVASSQYGGCSADRTDEFLAPFAEKNYHKNLAEAKEWIEDEDKQEAFARQKTEKDIYDAMQALEYEINTLYSSQGQTPFTTVGFGLGTSWIERSIQKAILQVRIKGLGKERRTAIFPKLVFTIKRGLNQKPEDPNYDIKELAIECATKRMYPDVLMYDKIVELTGSFKAPMGCRSFLQGWWDENGREVNAGRMNLGVVTVNLPRIAMESKGDQAMFWKIFEERLDVCKEALVFKINRAKEANPENAPILYEYGAFGKRLKPNDSIDQLFNKSRATISLGYIGIYEVGTVFFGHAWEHNPEAKAFSVKIVKTLWEHCKAWEKEYGYHFSVYSTPSESLTDTFCRLDTKKFGIVKDITDKEYYTNSFHYDVRKKVTPFEKIDFEKDYPKYCSGGFIHYCEYPNLKQNPKALEAVWDYAYDKIGYLGTNTPIDQCFKCGFKGEFEATARGFKCPKCGNTDPATCDVVKRTCGYLGNPLQRPMIHGRHQEIISRVKHMSLGNDNTTSARQG